The Mucilaginibacter mallensis genome has a segment encoding these proteins:
- the hisS gene encoding histidine--tRNA ligase produces MASIKPSVPKGTRDFSPVEMVKRNFIFDTIKSVFRKYGYQQIETPTMENSSTLMGKYGDEGDKLIFKVLESGEYLEKVKVSRTLSELVEELYGSVYKIPTEIHYSNFSDHFENLKSETEIKSFSTHLRNILSHNFSFKDFNIDSKNLTPKISEKALRYDLTVPFARYVVMHQNEITFPFKRFQVQPVWRADRPQRGRYREFYQCDADVVGSPSLLNEAEFIMIYDEALSKLGLKDFTIKINNRKILSGIAEVIGKADNIIDLTVAIDKLDKIGLDGVIKELLEKGFAEADIEKLKPVILLDGSNSVKLHSLRDALADSPIGLKGCDELETVFNYITNCPLQTATLELDITLARGLNYYTGAIFEVKTNEVAMGSIGGGGRYDDLTGMFGLKDLTGVGISFGADRIYDVMEELNLFPATTNQTTKVLICCFDSEGETYALPLLHSLRKNNINAELYPAGAKIKKQMEYANNKAIPYTILIGSDEMQSGLLTFKDMTSGLQEKLNAEEIAKILL; encoded by the coding sequence ATGGCATCCATCAAACCATCCGTACCAAAGGGAACCCGTGATTTTTCACCTGTTGAAATGGTGAAACGTAATTTTATTTTTGATACTATAAAAAGTGTATTCCGCAAATATGGCTATCAGCAGATAGAAACGCCTACGATGGAAAACTCTTCTACTTTGATGGGTAAGTATGGTGATGAAGGAGATAAACTTATATTTAAAGTTTTAGAATCAGGCGAATATTTAGAGAAAGTAAAGGTTAGCAGGACATTATCAGAATTAGTAGAAGAATTATATGGATCGGTATATAAAATTCCAACGGAAATCCATTATTCAAACTTTTCGGACCATTTTGAAAATCTGAAATCTGAAACTGAGATTAAAAGCTTTTCTACACATCTAAGAAATATTCTATCGCATAATTTTTCTTTTAAAGATTTTAATATAGACTCAAAAAATCTTACACCTAAAATCTCCGAAAAAGCCCTCCGTTACGACCTTACCGTACCCTTCGCCCGTTACGTGGTAATGCACCAGAACGAGATCACCTTCCCGTTCAAGCGTTTCCAGGTGCAGCCGGTTTGGCGTGCCGACAGGCCTCAACGAGGTCGTTACCGTGAGTTTTATCAGTGCGATGCGGATGTGGTGGGTTCGCCATCATTGTTGAACGAGGCGGAGTTTATCATGATCTACGATGAAGCGTTGAGTAAACTAGGTTTAAAGGATTTCACTATAAAAATTAATAACCGCAAAATACTATCCGGCATAGCCGAAGTTATAGGCAAGGCGGATAATATCATCGACCTTACTGTAGCTATTGATAAGCTCGACAAAATTGGCCTCGATGGTGTTATAAAGGAATTGCTTGAAAAAGGCTTTGCCGAGGCTGATATTGAGAAATTAAAGCCGGTTATATTGCTGGATGGATCGAACAGCGTAAAACTACATAGCTTACGCGATGCTTTGGCTGATTCACCCATAGGGTTAAAAGGTTGCGATGAACTGGAAACCGTATTCAATTACATCACCAATTGCCCGCTGCAAACGGCAACGTTGGAGCTCGATATTACCCTTGCAAGAGGTTTAAACTATTATACCGGTGCGATATTCGAGGTAAAAACGAATGAGGTTGCCATGGGCAGCATCGGTGGTGGCGGCCGCTATGATGATTTGACAGGTATGTTCGGGTTAAAGGACCTTACCGGTGTAGGTATCTCCTTTGGGGCCGACCGTATTTATGATGTGATGGAAGAGCTAAACCTTTTTCCGGCCACCACCAATCAAACTACAAAAGTGTTGATCTGCTGTTTTGATAGTGAGGGCGAAACGTATGCCCTGCCTTTATTACACAGTTTACGCAAAAACAATATCAACGCTGAACTTTACCCGGCAGGTGCTAAGATCAAGAAACAAATGGAGTATGCCAATAATAAGGCAATCCCCTACACCATACTTATCGGCAGCGACGAAATGCAAAGCGGTTTATTAACCTTTAAGGATATGACCAGCGGCCTGCAGGAGAAATTGAATGCTGAGGAGATTGCGAAAATTCTTTTATAG
- a CDS encoding lipocalin family protein — protein MKKISFAIIALLAVTFLFTSCAAKKSTVNNNIVSRGKFVGTWTLTAVTYDGLLPAAVQVVFNQGPAQSFVNSTWKLTNSGNGSYTLGDGTSQTIFWSVLNGDGMDTMFQFKKLFEGDKAQKVDDGYRLVIGSNDGSSMVLKTPVAVGDKTGYIVYSFSKK, from the coding sequence ATGAAAAAAATATCCTTTGCTATTATTGCACTTTTAGCTGTTACCTTCCTTTTTACATCATGCGCCGCCAAAAAAAGCACGGTTAATAATAACATTGTTTCGCGCGGCAAGTTTGTTGGCACCTGGACATTAACCGCCGTTACTTATGATGGTTTGTTGCCAGCAGCTGTACAGGTTGTATTTAACCAGGGCCCGGCGCAGAGCTTTGTCAACAGCACCTGGAAGCTAACTAATAGCGGCAATGGCAGCTATACCTTAGGCGATGGTACTTCGCAAACCATTTTCTGGTCGGTTTTAAATGGCGATGGCATGGATACCATGTTCCAGTTCAAAAAATTATTTGAGGGCGATAAAGCACAAAAAGTTGATGATGGTTACCGCCTGGTAATCGGCAGCAATGATGGCTCAAGTATGGTATTGAAAACACCTGTTGCGGTAGGCGATAAAACGGGATATATTGTTTATTCTTTTAGTAAGAAATAA